In Vibrio japonicus, one DNA window encodes the following:
- a CDS encoding YeiH family protein produces MNSFKKQSPFWLALVICLFPFISSPTALVIGFLLASLGVVPAQLNLAKFTKKLLAYSIVGLGFGIQFEQALSVTSDGIGIIVTTIFGTLLIGWFIAKAIGLNKETSYLISAGTAICGGSAIAAVSPAIKANDEQIGLSLATVFVLNSVALFVFPVIGHALNLDQHTFGTWAAIAIHDTSSVVGAASAYGEEALTTATTLKLARALWIIPVALFSAFLFRNDSKKVTIPYFILFYCTAIAFSDLLPQFEVVYQSIFEVAKRALVVCLFLIGCSISVEKLKASGPKPLLFGITLWVLISTLSLAWLTLR; encoded by the coding sequence ATGAATAGTTTTAAAAAGCAATCTCCTTTTTGGCTTGCCTTAGTCATTTGTTTGTTCCCGTTTATCTCTTCACCCACCGCGCTAGTCATTGGTTTTTTGCTGGCGTCGTTAGGTGTTGTACCTGCACAACTCAACCTAGCTAAATTTACCAAAAAACTGCTCGCTTACTCGATTGTTGGCTTGGGGTTTGGTATTCAGTTTGAACAAGCACTTTCCGTTACATCCGATGGGATCGGCATCATCGTCACCACCATTTTTGGTACTTTACTCATCGGTTGGTTTATTGCGAAAGCGATTGGTTTAAATAAAGAAACGAGCTACTTAATTTCTGCGGGGACGGCGATTTGTGGCGGTAGTGCCATCGCTGCAGTATCGCCTGCTATCAAAGCTAACGATGAGCAAATTGGTCTGTCGTTGGCGACGGTCTTTGTGCTGAACTCCGTCGCGCTATTTGTTTTCCCGGTGATTGGGCACGCTCTCAACTTGGATCAGCATACGTTTGGTACTTGGGCGGCAATCGCCATCCACGATACATCATCAGTCGTAGGCGCGGCCTCTGCTTACGGCGAAGAAGCATTAACAACGGCGACGACACTTAAACTCGCTCGCGCTCTATGGATTATCCCGGTCGCTCTATTTAGTGCTTTTTTGTTTCGCAATGATTCCAAGAAAGTCACCATTCCATACTTTATCTTGTTTTATTGCACAGCGATCGCGTTTAGTGACCTACTGCCACAATTTGAAGTGGTGTATCAGAGTATTTTTGAGGTGGCGAAGAGAGCGCTTGTGGTGTGCTTATTCTTGATTGGCTGCAGTATTTCAGTCGAGAAACTCAAAGCTTCCGGACCAAAGCCTCTACTATTCGGTATTACGTTGTGGGTACTTATTTCTACGCTATCCCTTGCGTGGCTAACGTTACGCTAA
- a CDS encoding MFS transporter, producing the protein MPNSQTSLLGQKRFLPYFITQFFGAFNDNIFKNVLLLFVAFAGVGVLPISSNLFINLAAGLFILPFFLFSASAGVLADKYEKSWFIRKVKLAEIGIMCLGAIGFITESYLILLLLLFLMGTQSAFFGPVKYALLPQQLKQDELVPGNALVETGTFLAILLGTLGAGVIASAESAKYWAAGSVVLFALFGYIASRSIPEAPACAPNLAFRWQPVKQTKHTIAIAKADKTTFQSLMAISWFWFLGAAYLTQFPNFTKIYLNGSESAVSFLLALFSVGIAIGSLACDKLSNHRIEVGIVPIGSLGITLFGWLMASSVPESLPEFETFAEFVAYQPLWSVFAYLLLLGASGGIFIVPLYALMQQRAKPTERAQVIAALNIYNSLFMVGSAVLGIICLTVIEMSIPQLFMLLAVMNLMVAVYLFMQRPVFVVRFLVWVLTHTMYRVTHKNLHHLPQKSGALIVCNHVSYMDALLLSAVCPRLIRFVMEEEYANLPVLRRFLKRAGVIPICGSNRSSIRRAFSEVEQALADGHIVCIFPEGRLTTDGEMNEFMRGMDIILKRSPVPVIPVALKGLWGSYFSRYKGKACKGLPSRFWSRLEIEAGEPVPPKLATTTLMHEKVSALRGDWR; encoded by the coding sequence ATGCCGAACAGTCAGACATCTCTTTTAGGGCAGAAGCGATTCCTGCCCTACTTCATTACACAGTTTTTTGGTGCATTTAACGACAACATATTCAAAAACGTTTTATTGCTGTTTGTGGCTTTTGCTGGCGTAGGCGTCCTACCCATCTCAAGCAACCTTTTTATCAACCTTGCTGCTGGCCTATTCATTCTGCCTTTCTTCCTTTTCTCAGCCTCAGCGGGTGTTTTAGCGGATAAGTACGAAAAGTCGTGGTTTATCCGCAAAGTAAAGTTGGCCGAAATTGGCATCATGTGTTTAGGGGCGATCGGTTTTATCACCGAGAGCTACTTAATTCTACTGCTGCTGCTTTTTCTGATGGGTACTCAGTCCGCATTCTTTGGTCCTGTTAAATATGCGCTTCTTCCTCAGCAGCTGAAACAAGACGAACTGGTTCCCGGCAACGCGCTTGTTGAGACAGGTACTTTCCTTGCTATTTTGCTCGGTACATTAGGCGCAGGTGTTATTGCATCGGCAGAGAGTGCTAAGTATTGGGCGGCTGGTTCCGTCGTTCTGTTCGCGTTGTTTGGTTATATCGCGAGTCGCTCAATTCCTGAAGCTCCGGCGTGTGCCCCTAATCTTGCATTTCGCTGGCAACCCGTTAAGCAAACCAAACACACCATTGCGATTGCCAAAGCCGACAAAACAACGTTCCAGTCACTCATGGCAATCAGTTGGTTTTGGTTTTTGGGTGCTGCATATCTCACCCAATTTCCTAATTTCACCAAGATTTATCTAAACGGGAGTGAAAGTGCGGTTTCTTTCTTGTTAGCCCTGTTTTCGGTGGGTATTGCTATTGGTTCGTTAGCATGTGACAAACTGTCTAACCATAGAATTGAAGTCGGAATTGTACCCATTGGCAGCCTAGGAATTACCTTGTTTGGCTGGCTAATGGCAAGTTCTGTCCCTGAATCGCTGCCAGAATTTGAAACGTTTGCCGAGTTTGTTGCTTATCAGCCGTTATGGTCGGTATTTGCCTACCTGCTATTGCTTGGCGCATCCGGTGGTATCTTTATCGTTCCGTTGTACGCTTTAATGCAGCAACGCGCAAAACCCACGGAACGAGCGCAAGTCATCGCGGCGTTAAATATCTACAACTCGCTCTTTATGGTTGGTAGCGCGGTGCTCGGCATTATTTGCCTGACTGTGATTGAAATGAGTATTCCTCAGCTGTTTATGCTGCTTGCTGTCATGAATTTGATGGTTGCTGTGTATCTCTTCATGCAGCGACCCGTTTTTGTGGTGCGATTTTTGGTCTGGGTGCTGACTCATACCATGTACCGAGTCACACACAAGAACTTGCATCACTTGCCACAAAAAAGCGGCGCGCTGATTGTCTGTAACCATGTTAGTTATATGGATGCGCTACTGCTTAGTGCGGTATGTCCAAGGCTTATTCGTTTTGTCATGGAAGAAGAGTACGCCAATCTGCCTGTTTTACGACGCTTTTTGAAGCGAGCTGGTGTGATCCCAATTTGTGGGTCAAATCGTAGCTCAATCCGCCGTGCGTTCAGCGAGGTTGAACAAGCATTAGCAGACGGTCACATCGTTTGTATCTTCCCTGAAGGAAGGCTAACAACCGATGGTGAAATGAATGAGTTCATGCGTGGGATGGATATCATCCTAAAACGCAGCCCTGTACCTGTCATCCCCGTCGCGTTAAAAGGCTTGTGGGGCAGCTACTTTAGCCGCTACAAAGGTAAAGCGTGTAAGGGGTTGCCATCGCGTTTCTGGTCTAGGTTAGAAATAGAAGCGGGTGAACCTGTACCTCCGAAGCTAGCAACAACCACCTTAATGCACGAAAAAGTCTCTGCTCTACGTGGGGATTGGCGCTAA
- a CDS encoding TetR/AcrR family transcriptional regulator — MARRNDHTREELIELTLNTVREFLSENSYHELSLRKIANMIGYVPSTLVNVFGNYNLLLLHAVAQTLDELSSEARSSVCENDDPETALYKLAYCYHDFAHKNPYRWQLIFEHNMNGEPLPEWQAERISNMTGMLEYLLKVLAPERSDEEVLEASRVLWSGVHGITLLSVDDKFFASLPIDGKQLIDNLLANYLTNWKSNPEGT, encoded by the coding sequence ATGGCCAGACGAAACGATCATACAAGAGAAGAACTTATCGAACTTACCTTAAATACAGTAAGGGAGTTTCTAAGTGAAAATTCATACCACGAACTCAGTTTGCGAAAAATCGCGAATATGATCGGTTACGTGCCCAGTACACTGGTTAACGTGTTTGGGAATTACAATTTACTGCTACTTCATGCTGTGGCTCAAACCTTGGATGAACTTTCAAGTGAAGCACGATCCTCAGTATGCGAGAACGATGACCCAGAAACGGCTTTGTATAAACTCGCCTACTGTTATCACGACTTTGCACACAAGAACCCTTACCGTTGGCAATTAATTTTTGAGCACAACATGAATGGTGAGCCTCTTCCCGAATGGCAAGCCGAGCGTATTAGTAATATGACTGGCATGCTCGAGTATCTTCTAAAAGTTCTTGCACCAGAAAGAAGCGATGAAGAAGTGCTAGAAGCGAGTCGAGTGCTTTGGTCTGGTGTTCACGGTATTACTCTTCTCAGTGTTGATGATAAGTTCTTCGCTTCATTGCCTATTGATGGTAAGCAACTTATTGACAACTTACTGGCCAACTATCTCACCAACTGGAAGTCAAATCCTGAAGGAACCTAG
- a CDS encoding Tim44 domain-containing protein → MKRLFSLVALLMVSVAITPVAEAKKFGGSKSLGKSYNTAPAPKQQTQNTSTVGKDQTTAAKSSSKKGLMGGILGGLLAGGLLAAFFGGAFEGIQFMDILIMGLIAFLIFKLVRGLLGAKKGSMNQHRQQPAFGGNAPKFEQPNVHNFEQPQTGSQGGFGFSAQSDVPHNYPPGFDQVAFINGSREHYRTLQGAWNHNQLDTIEEYVSPSLFEDLKAERAKLDGEQHTDVMYVDAEIVRADYDATKAQLSLQFSGRYRDSVEGVEENIEDIWHLERDLTTPNAPWLIVGIQG, encoded by the coding sequence ATGAAACGATTGTTTTCTCTCGTTGCTTTGCTGATGGTTTCTGTTGCTATTACACCAGTAGCTGAAGCGAAAAAGTTTGGTGGCAGTAAGTCTTTAGGTAAAAGCTACAATACTGCTCCAGCTCCAAAGCAACAAACTCAAAATACAAGCACTGTTGGTAAAGATCAGACAACAGCGGCTAAAAGTTCAAGTAAAAAAGGTCTAATGGGCGGCATTCTAGGCGGCTTATTGGCTGGTGGCTTGCTTGCAGCTTTCTTTGGTGGCGCGTTTGAAGGTATCCAGTTTATGGATATTCTGATTATGGGTCTTATTGCTTTCCTTATCTTCAAACTCGTGCGCGGGTTATTAGGTGCTAAGAAGGGCAGTATGAACCAGCATCGCCAACAACCCGCGTTTGGTGGCAATGCACCGAAGTTTGAACAGCCAAACGTTCATAACTTTGAGCAGCCTCAAACTGGTTCACAAGGTGGCTTTGGTTTCAGTGCACAGAGTGATGTACCACACAACTACCCACCGGGCTTTGACCAAGTCGCATTTATCAATGGTTCGCGTGAGCACTACCGAACTCTGCAAGGTGCTTGGAATCACAATCAGCTAGATACGATTGAAGAGTATGTATCTCCAAGCTTGTTTGAAGACCTTAAAGCTGAACGCGCAAAACTAGACGGTGAGCAACACACAGACGTAATGTATGTTGACGCGGAAATTGTTCGCGCTGATTACGATGCAACTAAAGCTCAGCTTAGCCTGCAGTTCAGTGGTCGTTACCGTGATTCGGTAGAAGGTGTTGAAGAGAATATCGAAGATATCTGGCACTTAGAGCGTGACCTAACTACGCCAAATGCACCTTGGCTGATTGTTGGTATCCAAGGCTAA
- a CDS encoding DUF1244 domain-containing protein, with product MAEFKYKDLSQEEQDKLDAAVFRRLLTHLDDNKDVQNIDLMILAGFCRNCFSKWYKAEADNQGLELDIDDARERVYGMTYDEWKQNHQPAATPEQLAAFEARQNKK from the coding sequence GTGGCTGAATTTAAGTACAAAGATTTATCTCAGGAAGAACAAGACAAGCTAGATGCAGCGGTTTTTCGCCGTTTACTGACACATTTAGATGACAATAAAGACGTGCAAAACATCGATCTGATGATTTTGGCGGGCTTCTGCCGTAACTGCTTTAGCAAATGGTACAAAGCAGAAGCAGATAACCAAGGTTTGGAATTGGACATTGATGATGCGCGCGAGCGTGTCTATGGCATGACTTACGATGAGTGGAAACAAAACCACCAACCAGCAGCAACCCCAGAGCAGCTTGCTGCGTTCGAAGCGCGTCAAAATAAAAAGTAA
- a CDS encoding PLP-dependent cysteine synthase family protein, with product MCTDHNWINDAVRKIEADYQRSADTHLIKLDLPSVDGIDIYLKDESTHPTGSLKHRLARSLFLYAICNGWVGPNTPIIESSSGSTAVSEAYFARLLGLPFIAVMPKYTARKKIEQIEFYGGKAHLVERSDQIYAESKRLAEELNGHYMDQFTYAERATDWRGNNNIANSIFSQMEMEDHPIPTWIVMSPGTGGTSATIGRFIRYQKHDTKLCVVDPDNSVFFDYFQSRNVNLTGECGSKIEGIGRPRVEPSFIPGVVDEMRKIPDAASVATAHWLEKVLGRKVGASTGTNLYGVLQLASEMKAKGEKGSIVTLLCDSGERYLDTYYNPEWVKENIGDLQPFMAKLEAFEATGHID from the coding sequence ATGTGTACTGACCACAACTGGATCAATGATGCTGTACGTAAGATTGAAGCGGATTATCAACGCAGTGCAGATACGCACCTGATTAAACTCGATCTACCGAGCGTCGATGGTATCGACATCTATTTAAAAGACGAAAGTACACACCCAACAGGCTCTCTGAAACACCGACTTGCTCGTTCTTTATTCCTGTACGCGATTTGTAATGGTTGGGTTGGACCGAACACACCGATCATCGAATCTTCTTCTGGCAGCACTGCGGTATCAGAGGCTTATTTTGCCCGCTTACTTGGGCTTCCGTTTATCGCGGTTATGCCAAAATACACAGCGCGTAAAAAAATCGAACAGATCGAGTTCTACGGCGGTAAAGCGCACTTAGTTGAACGCTCAGATCAAATTTATGCAGAATCGAAGCGTTTAGCGGAAGAGTTAAACGGTCATTACATGGATCAATTTACCTACGCCGAGCGCGCAACTGACTGGCGTGGTAATAACAACATTGCCAATTCCATTTTTAGCCAGATGGAGATGGAAGATCACCCTATCCCAACTTGGATTGTAATGAGCCCAGGCACTGGCGGCACATCGGCGACTATCGGCCGCTTCATTCGCTACCAAAAGCACGACACCAAACTGTGTGTCGTTGATCCAGATAACTCGGTATTTTTCGATTATTTCCAATCGCGTAATGTCAATCTAACTGGCGAATGTGGCAGTAAAATTGAAGGCATTGGCCGCCCGAGAGTGGAACCAAGCTTTATTCCTGGCGTGGTTGATGAGATGCGTAAAATTCCGGATGCTGCTTCAGTTGCGACTGCGCATTGGCTGGAAAAAGTCCTTGGTCGTAAGGTGGGGGCATCAACAGGAACCAATCTATACGGTGTGTTGCAACTGGCAAGCGAAATGAAAGCAAAAGGCGAAAAAGGCTCAATTGTCACTCTGCTTTGCGATAGCGGTGAACGATACCTAGACACCTATTACAACCCAGAATGGGTGAAAGAGAATATCGGCGACCTACAGCCGTTTATGGCTAAACTCGAAGCGTTTGAAGCAACAGGGCACATCGATTAA
- a CDS encoding Lrp/AsnC family transcriptional regulator: MEIELDRTDRKILNLLQQDGTLSLNDLAEAVNLTTTPCWKRLKKLEEAGVIVKRVALLNPEKLDLSFTAFVMIKTSDHSHEWYSKFVSTASEFPEVMEFYRMAGEYDYMMKVLVKDMPSFDRFYKKLVNSVVGISNVTSTFAMEPLKYTTALPIGGE, encoded by the coding sequence ATGGAAATCGAATTAGATAGGACTGACCGGAAAATACTCAATCTATTACAGCAAGATGGAACCCTGTCGCTGAATGATTTGGCAGAGGCGGTTAACCTAACCACAACGCCTTGTTGGAAACGGTTGAAAAAGCTGGAAGAAGCAGGGGTGATAGTGAAGCGTGTTGCACTGCTAAACCCAGAGAAATTGGATTTATCATTCACCGCCTTTGTGATGATAAAGACCAGTGATCACTCTCATGAGTGGTACAGCAAGTTTGTCTCAACGGCTAGCGAGTTTCCTGAAGTGATGGAGTTCTATCGTATGGCGGGAGAGTACGACTACATGATGAAAGTATTAGTGAAAGACATGCCAAGTTTTGACCGCTTCTATAAAAAATTGGTGAACTCTGTAGTGGGCATTTCCAATGTCACATCCACATTCGCGATGGAACCGCTTAAATACACCACGGCATTACCGATTGGCGGAGAGTAA
- the tesB gene encoding acyl-CoA thioesterase II, translated as MSKPLSELLDLLQLEKLEEGLFRGQSENLGLPQVYGGQVIGQALSAARYTVDPDRTVHSFHSYFLYPGDSEKPIIYDVENLRDGRSFSTRRVKAVQNGRPIFYLTASYHGEAPGFEHQNTMPDVPGPENFASESELAATIEHKLPEKLKRAFCGEKPIEIRPVTVVNPLKPQKEEPKQYLWIKANGEVPDNQLIHQYLLGYASDWGFLVTALHPHGVSLMTPNFQVATIDHSIWFHRPFKMDEWLLYVIDSPTASNTRGLVRGEIYNRQGHLVASAVQEGVMRFTK; from the coding sequence ATGAGTAAGCCACTGAGCGAATTGCTGGATTTACTGCAATTAGAAAAATTAGAAGAAGGTCTATTTCGTGGTCAAAGTGAAAATCTAGGCTTACCACAAGTCTATGGTGGTCAGGTCATTGGCCAAGCCCTTTCTGCCGCGAGATATACCGTCGATCCTGATCGTACCGTCCACTCTTTCCATAGCTACTTCTTATATCCGGGTGACTCTGAGAAACCGATCATCTACGATGTAGAAAATCTTCGCGATGGTCGTAGCTTTAGCACACGCCGTGTCAAAGCCGTTCAAAATGGTAGGCCGATCTTCTATCTGACCGCTTCGTATCATGGTGAAGCGCCTGGTTTTGAGCACCAAAACACAATGCCCGATGTTCCTGGGCCTGAGAATTTTGCTTCAGAGTCAGAACTAGCCGCCACTATCGAACACAAACTTCCAGAAAAGCTAAAACGTGCTTTCTGCGGCGAAAAGCCAATCGAGATACGCCCTGTTACTGTTGTTAACCCACTCAAACCTCAAAAAGAAGAGCCAAAACAGTACCTGTGGATTAAAGCGAATGGAGAAGTGCCAGACAATCAGCTCATCCACCAATATCTGCTTGGCTACGCCTCAGACTGGGGTTTTTTGGTTACTGCACTGCATCCTCATGGCGTGTCACTGATGACACCAAACTTCCAAGTAGCGACTATCGACCATTCTATTTGGTTCCACCGACCTTTTAAAATGGATGAATGGCTGCTTTACGTTATCGACAGTCCAACCGCCAGCAATACTCGCGGCTTGGTACGCGGCGAGATATACAACCGCCAAGGTCACCTAGTCGCCTCTGCGGTTCAAGAAGGTGTCATGCGCTTTACCAAGTAA
- a CDS encoding YbaY family lipoprotein has product MKKALALVMSVVLGAVLMGCQMSEEQAKETKMDSITGSVFYRERIALPDNAVVTVKLQDVSLADAPAKVIAEHRFETNGAQVPFDFELTYDASEIEPRHRYSVSARIEVEGKLKFITDTSYPVITDENTTDKVELRLISAAR; this is encoded by the coding sequence ATGAAAAAGGCACTAGCACTTGTAATGTCAGTGGTATTGGGCGCGGTTTTAATGGGATGTCAGATGTCTGAAGAACAGGCAAAAGAAACGAAGATGGACTCGATCACAGGTAGCGTTTTTTATCGTGAGCGCATTGCACTGCCAGATAACGCGGTTGTCACTGTGAAGCTCCAAGATGTTTCGTTGGCTGATGCTCCAGCGAAGGTCATTGCAGAGCATCGCTTTGAAACCAATGGTGCTCAGGTTCCATTCGACTTTGAGCTTACCTATGACGCCTCAGAAATTGAACCGCGTCATCGCTACAGCGTCAGCGCACGTATTGAGGTGGAAGGAAAGCTTAAGTTTATTACCGATACTTCTTACCCAGTCATTACGGATGAAAACACGACAGACAAAGTCGAGCTGCGCTTAATCTCAGCTGCTCGATAG
- a CDS encoding DNA base-flipping protein, with translation MDQFLAQIFAVIHQIPQGKVATYGDIAKLAGYPGYARHVGKALSNLPKDSKLPWFRVINSQGKISLKGNDLERQKEKLMAEGIEVSAEGKISLRKYKWQP, from the coding sequence ATGGATCAGTTTTTAGCGCAAATCTTTGCTGTAATTCACCAAATTCCGCAAGGAAAAGTAGCAACTTACGGTGACATCGCAAAACTCGCGGGTTATCCCGGTTATGCACGACATGTTGGAAAAGCACTGAGTAACTTACCGAAAGATTCCAAACTACCATGGTTTCGTGTGATCAATAGCCAAGGGAAAATTTCGCTGAAAGGTAACGATTTGGAAAGGCAGAAAGAAAAGCTGATGGCTGAAGGTATAGAGGTCTCTGCTGAAGGAAAGATAAGTCTGAGAAAGTACAAATGGCAGCCGTAG
- a CDS encoding LysR family transcriptional regulator — protein MEPSLLPALLWFVRIAQLQSFTKVSKEFRVTRAALSQNLKNLEQKLGVTLIYRTTRDMSLTEEGRLLYESLQPAFGSIEDALRNIGQINAEPTGLLRINTSRVVAKYIIEPHLSEFLTRYPKLKIELIMDDGLANIIADGCDAGIRLGESLAEHVVAIPITPMLEMAVVGSPEYFETYGTPTKPSELVNHNCLGFRNSTSHSLYSWEFTEPDGGDFEVQPNGKLITNDDEGMIRAAVNGIGLIQHIDFAVREHIDSGKLIRVLDEWCPPFTGFFLYVPSRENMPTKTRILIDFLKEKRERW, from the coding sequence ATGGAGCCATCATTACTTCCAGCGCTTTTGTGGTTTGTTCGCATTGCGCAGCTACAAAGTTTTACTAAGGTGTCGAAAGAGTTCAGGGTGACTCGCGCAGCTTTGTCTCAAAACCTAAAAAATTTAGAACAGAAATTAGGCGTCACGCTGATCTACAGAACGACCAGAGATATGTCGCTAACGGAGGAGGGAAGACTATTGTATGAAAGTCTGCAACCAGCGTTTGGGTCAATAGAAGATGCACTGCGAAACATTGGTCAAATCAATGCGGAGCCGACAGGCCTATTAAGAATTAATACCTCTAGAGTCGTGGCAAAGTACATTATAGAACCCCACCTATCTGAATTTTTAACCCGATACCCGAAGTTAAAGATCGAGCTAATTATGGACGACGGATTAGCCAATATCATCGCTGATGGGTGCGATGCAGGGATAAGATTGGGGGAGTCTCTAGCAGAGCATGTCGTAGCGATCCCTATCACTCCGATGCTGGAAATGGCGGTCGTTGGCTCACCTGAATATTTTGAAACATATGGCACCCCGACCAAACCCTCTGAGCTCGTTAATCACAACTGTTTAGGCTTTAGAAACTCAACAAGCCACTCTTTGTACTCTTGGGAGTTTACGGAACCGGATGGCGGAGATTTTGAGGTTCAACCTAACGGCAAACTTATCACCAATGATGATGAAGGGATGATTAGGGCAGCGGTAAACGGTATAGGGCTAATACAGCATATAGACTTTGCTGTTCGAGAGCATATCGATAGTGGAAAATTAATCAGAGTACTCGACGAATGGTGCCCTCCATTTACTGGTTTCTTTCTCTATGTCCCATCACGCGAAAATATGCCGACCAAAACTCGTATACTCATTGATTTTCTAAAGGAGAAAAGAGAGAGATGGTGA
- a CDS encoding alpha/beta hydrolase, protein MIKNKYWDIAADIYYPQGFSEDKKYAAIISAHPIGSCKEQTSGEVYGAALAEAGFVVIAFDASYQGASGGEPRYIEDPTQRVEDFRVVTDYLMTLPYVDENRIGVLGICGGGGYAINASMTERRIKAVATITGANYGRLMREAFSGFDPISAMEAMAAQRTAEVRGEQRRVDDLLPPSPEEARSLGLVETDLMGATEYYRSDRGRKPNGVNRSLYSHQAAAVGWDAFHLAEVLLTQPLMVVVGDKVGAFGAYRDGCEIIGRAASKNKELVELQGWSHYDLYDKPEPVGMALEKLIPFYKENL, encoded by the coding sequence ATGATTAAAAACAAATACTGGGACATCGCTGCTGACATTTACTACCCACAAGGTTTCAGTGAAGATAAAAAGTATGCTGCGATCATCAGCGCTCACCCAATTGGTAGCTGTAAAGAGCAGACCTCGGGTGAAGTATACGGTGCGGCTTTGGCAGAAGCGGGATTTGTGGTCATTGCATTTGACGCAAGCTACCAAGGTGCAAGTGGTGGTGAACCTCGTTATATCGAAGATCCAACACAACGCGTTGAAGACTTCAGAGTAGTTACTGATTACCTAATGACACTGCCATATGTTGATGAAAACCGAATTGGTGTGTTGGGTATCTGTGGCGGTGGTGGTTACGCGATTAACGCTTCAATGACAGAGCGACGCATTAAAGCAGTCGCTACCATCACGGGAGCAAACTATGGCCGATTAATGAGAGAGGCTTTTAGTGGCTTTGACCCTATCAGCGCAATGGAAGCTATGGCCGCTCAACGCACTGCCGAAGTACGCGGAGAACAGCGTCGAGTTGATGATTTATTACCTCCGTCTCCAGAAGAAGCGAGAAGCTTAGGTCTAGTAGAAACAGATTTAATGGGCGCAACTGAATATTACCGTTCAGATCGTGGTCGCAAACCAAACGGCGTAAACCGTTCTCTGTATTCTCACCAAGCAGCAGCAGTGGGTTGGGATGCATTCCATTTGGCTGAAGTACTTCTAACTCAACCTCTCATGGTTGTTGTCGGCGACAAAGTAGGGGCTTTCGGCGCGTATCGAGATGGCTGTGAAATCATCGGTCGAGCGGCTTCAAAGAATAAAGAGTTAGTGGAGCTACAAGGCTGGTCTCACTATGACCTTTATGACAAACCTGAGCCAGTAGGCATGGCGCTAGAAAAGCTGATCCCGTTCTACAAAGAAAACCTGTAG
- a CDS encoding SDR family oxidoreductase, whose protein sequence is MKKVLILGANGQIATWVVKMLAERQDIEQTLFVRDPGKLNFTLPENAQLIVGDALNPKGLYEAIKGHDIVYANLAGELDVQAKNIVSAMAKADVKRLIFVNSLGIYQEIPGKFGVWNQNEIGKYLGPYRAAADTIEASDLDYTILRAAWLTDHDEVDFEVTKRDEPFKGTIVSRKSVGALITDIIDAPKTWSRANLGVNKPNTDGDVPVLD, encoded by the coding sequence ATGAAAAAAGTACTGATTTTGGGCGCTAACGGACAAATTGCAACTTGGGTTGTAAAAATGCTCGCGGAGCGACAAGACATCGAACAAACCCTCTTTGTTCGCGACCCTGGCAAATTAAACTTTACGCTTCCAGAAAATGCTCAATTAATTGTTGGAGATGCTTTAAATCCCAAAGGATTGTATGAGGCGATAAAAGGCCATGACATCGTTTACGCCAACCTAGCAGGGGAGCTGGACGTACAAGCTAAAAATATCGTGTCAGCTATGGCTAAAGCCGATGTGAAGCGTCTGATCTTCGTAAACTCCTTAGGTATTTACCAAGAAATTCCGGGGAAGTTTGGTGTATGGAATCAGAATGAAATTGGCAAGTACCTCGGCCCATATCGCGCTGCGGCCGACACGATTGAGGCTTCGGATCTTGATTACACCATTCTCAGAGCTGCATGGCTAACGGATCACGATGAAGTCGACTTTGAAGTGACCAAACGTGATGAACCATTCAAAGGCACGATTGTGTCGCGTAAGAGCGTCGGGGCCCTTATCACCGACATCATCGACGCGCCAAAAACATGGTCTAGAGCAAATCTTGGGGTTAACAAGCCAAACACGGACGGTGATGTACCGGTATTAGATTGA